The Pseudodesulfovibrio sp. zrk46 genome contains a region encoding:
- the flgM gene encoding flagellar biosynthesis anti-sigma factor FlgM, translating to MVIRNIVGDQHPYANKKIDGNRPADQAKKVQESTSEKGSSADRVVLSSEARLRGASLQTAKEAPDVRREKIERLKQQVKAGTYQPDVKKAAANLIRDDLQLLV from the coding sequence ATGGTTATCAGAAACATTGTAGGGGACCAGCACCCTTACGCTAACAAGAAGATCGATGGCAACCGCCCTGCCGATCAGGCAAAGAAGGTCCAGGAGTCAACCTCCGAAAAGGGATCCAGCGCTGATCGAGTGGTTTTATCTTCTGAAGCCAGATTGCGGGGAGCCTCCCTGCAAACGGCCAAGGAAGCGCCAGACGTTCGCCGTGAAAAGATTGAACGCCTCAAGCAGCAGGTCAAGGCCGGTACTTACCAGCCTGATGTAAAGAAGGCCGCAGCGAATCTTATCCGCGACGACCTCCAACTTCTTGTATAG
- the mtnA gene encoding S-methyl-5-thioribose-1-phosphate isomerase has product MTEHIQYSAEKDALILLDQRYLPNREDWFECKTTDDICFALVVMVVRGAPAIGVTAAYGCYLAGREVQGMDGDWKDNLEKKLDQIHDARPTAVNLRWAVREMRRIWKEAGDVSLEELLNTWLERAKQIHVDDITMCEAIGYYGNEVIEDGDTIMTHCNAGALATAGYGTALGVVRGAIDFGKKKVSVIANETRPFLQGARLTAYELHKDGIPVKVACDNACALLMKRGLVDKVVVGADRITANGDAVNKIGTFGVAVLAERFGVPFYVAAPQYTIDTETPTGDDVPIEDRDPKEVTHIGDHRIPPEGVEVYNLAFDPTPNELIAGIITERGILRPPYSESIKELFEKYPNGCEDAQALKKW; this is encoded by the coding sequence ATGACCGAACATATTCAGTATTCTGCTGAGAAAGATGCTCTGATTCTTCTCGACCAGCGCTACCTCCCCAATCGTGAAGATTGGTTTGAGTGCAAGACCACTGATGACATTTGTTTCGCACTGGTTGTCATGGTGGTGCGAGGAGCTCCCGCTATTGGCGTAACTGCTGCGTACGGCTGTTATCTCGCCGGCCGTGAAGTGCAGGGCATGGACGGCGATTGGAAAGATAATCTCGAAAAGAAGCTGGACCAGATTCACGATGCCCGTCCTACCGCAGTCAATCTGCGATGGGCTGTGCGCGAAATGCGTCGTATTTGGAAGGAAGCAGGTGACGTTTCTTTGGAAGAACTGCTGAATACTTGGCTGGAACGCGCCAAGCAGATTCATGTGGACGACATCACCATGTGCGAGGCCATTGGTTACTATGGCAACGAGGTCATTGAGGATGGCGATACCATCATGACCCACTGTAATGCTGGTGCTTTGGCTACTGCCGGTTACGGCACTGCCCTGGGGGTTGTTCGCGGAGCCATTGACTTCGGTAAGAAGAAGGTTTCCGTCATTGCCAATGAAACGCGTCCCTTCCTGCAGGGCGCACGTTTGACTGCGTACGAACTGCATAAGGATGGCATTCCGGTTAAAGTTGCTTGTGACAATGCCTGTGCATTGCTCATGAAGCGCGGTCTGGTGGACAAGGTCGTGGTTGGCGCAGACCGTATTACTGCTAATGGTGATGCAGTAAATAAAATCGGTACCTTTGGTGTGGCCGTGTTGGCTGAGCGTTTTGGTGTTCCATTCTACGTGGCCGCACCGCAGTACACCATCGATACCGAGACTCCTACTGGTGACGATGTTCCCATCGAGGATCGTGATCCTAAGGAAGTCACACACATCGGTGACCACCGCATCCCGCCCGAAGGCGTTGAGGTCTACAACCTCGCCTTTGATCCGACTCCTAATGAGCTGATCGCTGGTATCATTACCGAGCGCGGCATCTTGCGCCCGCCGTACTCCGAGTCCATCAAGGAACTGTTCGAGAAATATCCAAATGGATGCGAGGATGCCCAAGCCCTCAAAAAGTGGTAG
- a CDS encoding DUF4254 domain-containing protein, which produces MADITYDKIKETIQDAINHQMRSVTDWHFGSPVYDDEGEPANDLAGVSGLRELIGRQHWTNFQLWHVEDRARLKDVDANIIAQCKYEIDQLNQKRNDLIERVDECLIGMLAPLLPADAAERYNTETVGAALDRLSIQALKIYHMKEQCRRKDVDQAHIDQCDAKVVTLQQQHEDLGRAIHELIDEYAEGTKKPKVYFQFKMYNDPSLNPELYKNKK; this is translated from the coding sequence ATGGCTGATATTACATACGACAAGATCAAGGAAACGATTCAGGACGCTATTAATCATCAGATGCGTTCTGTGACTGACTGGCACTTTGGCAGTCCCGTGTATGACGATGAAGGTGAACCGGCAAACGATTTGGCTGGTGTGAGCGGCCTGCGCGAACTCATCGGGCGTCAGCATTGGACTAATTTCCAGCTGTGGCATGTTGAGGATCGAGCCCGTCTCAAGGATGTGGACGCCAATATTATTGCTCAGTGCAAGTATGAAATCGACCAGCTCAATCAAAAGCGTAATGACCTTATTGAGCGAGTTGATGAATGTCTCATTGGCATGCTTGCTCCTCTTCTGCCTGCTGATGCTGCCGAGCGCTATAACACAGAGACTGTTGGTGCAGCACTTGATCGTCTGTCCATTCAGGCTCTCAAGATTTATCACATGAAAGAGCAGTGCCGCCGGAAGGATGTTGATCAGGCCCACATCGACCAGTGTGATGCCAAAGTCGTTACTTTGCAGCAGCAGCATGAAGACCTCGGCCGAGCCATTCACGAACTCATCGATGAGTATGCCGAAGGCACCAAAAAGCCCAAGGTCTACTTTCAGTTCAAGATGTACAATGATCCCAGCCTGAACCCCGAGCTGTATAAAAACAAGAAATAG
- the gatB gene encoding Asp-tRNA(Asn)/Glu-tRNA(Gln) amidotransferase subunit GatB — protein sequence MSRYETVIGLEVHAQLKTKTKIFCSCSTQFGNEPNENVCPVCSGMPGVLPVLNEKVAEYASKMGLATNCVVNLKSVFARKNYFYPDLPKGYQISQFELPICEHGYVDIEVDGEKKRIGLTRIHMEEDAGKNIHSAADNASFVDLNRTGTPLIEIVSEPDIRSAEEAVAYLKELRSTLLYLGICDGNLEEGSFRCDANISIRPWGQEEFGTRTELKNLNSFKNILKAIEYEVERQIDLVEDGEKIVQETRLFNADKGTTHSMRGKEEAHDYRYFPDPDLVPLVLEEGWIEKWRSELPELPSAKRTRFMDEFAMADYDAELLTGELAVSDYYEAAVKAYGGEAKKVTNWVVGELLPFCNDTESQACDCKLSPEKLASLLKLVDDGTISVKIGKDIFRDLCESGDEPAEYVKAKGLVQMSDTGELEAMVDQVLADNPSEVEAFKGGKTKLMGFFMGQVMRLSKGQANPGIVTKLIQEKLS from the coding sequence ATGTCACGGTACGAAACCGTTATCGGGCTAGAGGTTCACGCCCAGCTCAAGACCAAGACCAAGATTTTTTGCTCCTGTTCCACCCAGTTCGGAAACGAGCCAAATGAGAACGTATGCCCGGTTTGTTCCGGCATGCCCGGTGTACTGCCTGTACTTAACGAGAAAGTAGCAGAGTATGCCTCCAAGATGGGGTTGGCCACTAATTGTGTGGTAAACCTCAAGTCTGTCTTTGCGCGTAAAAATTATTTTTACCCGGATTTGCCCAAGGGTTATCAGATTTCTCAATTCGAGCTTCCGATTTGCGAGCATGGTTATGTAGACATTGAGGTTGATGGCGAGAAGAAGCGCATTGGGCTTACCCGAATTCATATGGAAGAAGATGCGGGCAAGAATATTCACTCCGCTGCTGATAATGCCAGCTTTGTGGACTTGAACCGCACTGGTACCCCCCTCATCGAAATCGTGTCCGAGCCGGACATCCGTTCTGCAGAAGAAGCCGTTGCCTACCTTAAGGAGCTTCGTTCTACATTGCTCTACCTTGGTATTTGTGATGGCAACCTCGAAGAGGGTAGCTTCCGTTGCGACGCCAATATCTCTATTCGTCCTTGGGGACAGGAAGAGTTTGGTACTCGTACCGAGCTCAAGAATCTCAACTCCTTTAAGAATATTCTTAAAGCCATCGAATATGAAGTAGAGCGCCAGATTGATCTGGTGGAAGATGGTGAGAAAATTGTACAGGAGACACGTCTTTTCAATGCCGATAAGGGCACCACGCACTCCATGCGCGGAAAAGAAGAGGCGCACGACTACCGCTATTTCCCGGACCCAGACCTTGTTCCTCTTGTCCTTGAAGAAGGATGGATTGAGAAGTGGCGTTCCGAATTGCCCGAACTGCCAAGCGCCAAGCGTACCCGTTTTATGGATGAGTTCGCTATGGCCGATTACGACGCAGAGTTGTTGACTGGAGAACTGGCTGTCTCTGATTACTATGAAGCCGCAGTCAAAGCTTACGGCGGAGAAGCTAAAAAGGTTACCAACTGGGTTGTGGGAGAGTTGTTGCCATTCTGTAATGACACTGAATCTCAAGCATGCGATTGCAAGCTGTCTCCCGAGAAACTGGCTTCGCTGCTTAAGTTGGTAGACGACGGTACTATCTCCGTGAAGATTGGTAAGGATATTTTCCGCGATCTTTGTGAATCAGGGGATGAACCCGCTGAGTACGTAAAGGCCAAGGGGCTCGTTCAGATGTCCGACACCGGAGAGCTGGAAGCCATGGTTGATCAGGTTTTGGCTGACAACCCCAGCGAAGTGGAAGCCTTTAAGGGCGGCAAGACCAAGCTCATGGGTTTCTTCATGGGGCAGGTTATGCGCCTTTCAAAAGGTCAGGCCAACCCCGGTATTGTTACCAAGCTGATCCAGGAAAAACTCTCATAA
- the csrA gene encoding carbon storage regulator CsrA, translated as MLILTRRPGESLYLGDNIKLKILSVQGKQIKIGLDVPEDMTVYREEVYLKIKEQNKQALETSQQDLLAAAVLWEKKELKK; from the coding sequence ATGCTGATACTGACCCGGAGACCGGGAGAAAGCCTCTATCTAGGCGATAATATCAAGCTGAAGATCCTGAGCGTTCAGGGGAAGCAGATAAAAATCGGTCTGGATGTCCCCGAAGACATGACTGTCTATCGGGAAGAGGTGTATTTGAAGATCAAGGAACAGAACAAGCAGGCGCTGGAAACTAGCCAGCAAGACCTGCTCGCGGCGGCTGTGCTATGGGAAAAGAAAGAACTCAAAAAATAA
- the fliW gene encoding flagellar assembly protein FliW, protein MTRLGERDISPDGIVYFPRGLIGLEDKREFVLLSVTEGSPFLLLQCVTDPGLGLLVADPYAFMDEYDVKLEKMDRKTLKIENIKQLAILVTVTIPQNKPENTTLNLQGPIVINHKSRIGVQVPQTEAGYPTHFNPIDR, encoded by the coding sequence ATGACGAGGCTGGGCGAGCGCGATATCAGCCCGGACGGAATTGTGTACTTCCCTCGTGGTCTCATAGGTCTCGAGGATAAGCGCGAATTCGTGTTGTTGAGTGTGACAGAGGGCTCTCCGTTTCTGCTTTTGCAGTGCGTTACAGACCCCGGGCTCGGGCTGCTTGTGGCCGATCCTTATGCCTTCATGGATGAATATGACGTGAAGCTGGAAAAAATGGATCGTAAGACACTGAAGATAGAGAATATCAAGCAGTTGGCCATACTGGTCACAGTGACCATTCCACAAAACAAACCTGAAAACACCACCCTCAATCTTCAGGGGCCGATTGTCATCAACCACAAGTCGAGGATTGGTGTCCAGGTTCCACAAACCGAAGCTGGGTATCCTACCCACTTCAATCCGATTGATCGCTAG
- the flgL gene encoding flagellar hook-associated protein FlgL, whose product MRVTQQMLFNRYVFNLNTSLTSLMDLNVKAQTQKRINKPSDDPTGMTRILDHRDTIRSLEQYKENISTAKGWLKSADESLMQVSTILTRAKELATQAATGTVDENNREQISYELRSLFEQLVGLSNTKFEGNTVFSGHKTDAPAFQETMWLTTNDENFGSSVDFTVNGSAKKTVLVQFVDETGTVAVGGDMNLSNAGVRYSIDGGDTWLTDGSMSFSGGRGTLSLPQSGTSVDFHSDATVKNNDPNDPEVADGTWMWIRPAVQYMGDDDDPPPLVDKLGTGSTSVSASASGEFLSTNVTVRIDNSSQVRMDEDIEYSYSLDGGINWVTGNVAQADSSSNASILGVANGGILTLSSNGSNYLQPGQQFVIRPRSSDIELDISSSERVRVNDVGKEIFGGIYMDPDSVLAADGEILTLGSSNAGRVFHSNGAPKMSITIQGQDEVSKNLFEVMGNLVAFTETNNQTGVQQALGNLVLAQEHIMNRVADVGGRESRLDVGETIVDGLKLNEETLVSSIEDADVSELMTDLAQQQIVYESVLRSTSMIMQLNLGKFI is encoded by the coding sequence ATGCGCGTAACCCAGCAGATGCTTTTTAACAGGTACGTCTTCAACCTGAATACCTCGCTCACATCGTTGATGGATCTCAACGTTAAGGCTCAGACGCAGAAGCGAATAAATAAGCCTAGTGATGATCCAACTGGAATGACCCGTATTCTCGATCATCGTGATACCATTCGTTCTTTGGAGCAATATAAGGAGAATATCTCCACTGCCAAGGGCTGGCTGAAGAGTGCTGACGAATCCTTGATGCAGGTTTCCACTATCTTGACTCGTGCCAAGGAACTGGCGACTCAGGCTGCCACTGGTACTGTGGATGAGAACAACCGTGAGCAGATCAGTTATGAACTGCGAAGCCTTTTCGAGCAGCTGGTTGGTCTGTCCAATACCAAGTTTGAGGGCAACACCGTCTTTTCCGGCCATAAGACTGATGCGCCGGCTTTTCAGGAAACCATGTGGCTGACCACCAATGACGAGAACTTTGGCAGTTCGGTTGACTTTACAGTTAACGGTTCAGCCAAGAAGACTGTTCTTGTCCAGTTTGTTGATGAGACGGGTACAGTTGCTGTTGGTGGTGATATGAATCTTTCCAATGCCGGTGTGCGGTATTCCATTGACGGCGGTGACACCTGGCTTACTGACGGTTCCATGAGTTTCTCAGGGGGGCGGGGAACACTTTCTCTCCCACAAAGCGGAACCAGTGTGGATTTCCATAGTGATGCAACTGTAAAGAACAATGATCCCAACGATCCTGAAGTGGCCGATGGTACTTGGATGTGGATCAGGCCGGCAGTACAATACATGGGTGATGACGATGATCCACCACCGTTGGTAGATAAGCTTGGTACAGGTAGCACTTCAGTTTCCGCTTCCGCATCTGGTGAATTTTTGAGCACCAATGTCACGGTTCGTATTGACAATTCGTCCCAGGTTCGGATGGATGAAGATATTGAGTATTCCTATTCTCTCGATGGCGGTATCAACTGGGTGACAGGTAATGTGGCTCAGGCCGACTCTTCTTCTAATGCCTCAATTCTTGGTGTCGCCAATGGTGGTATTCTGACATTGAGTTCCAACGGGTCAAATTACTTACAACCTGGGCAACAGTTTGTTATTCGTCCCCGTTCTTCGGATATCGAATTGGATATTTCTTCTAGTGAGCGTGTCCGTGTAAATGATGTCGGTAAGGAAATCTTTGGTGGCATCTATATGGATCCTGATTCCGTTCTCGCTGCCGATGGTGAAATACTGACATTGGGGAGTTCCAATGCTGGACGAGTATTCCATTCCAATGGTGCTCCTAAGATGTCTATCACGATTCAGGGACAGGACGAAGTGTCCAAGAATCTGTTCGAAGTGATGGGCAATCTGGTAGCGTTTACCGAGACGAACAATCAGACAGGTGTGCAGCAGGCTTTGGGTAATCTTGTCCTGGCCCAGGAGCATATCATGAATCGGGTCGCCGATGTCGGTGGTCGTGAAAGTCGTCTTGATGTTGGTGAGACAATTGTCGATGGACTCAAGCTCAACGAGGAAACTTTGGTTAGTTCCATTGAGGATGCGGATGTGAGTGAACTTATGACCGATTTGGCTCAACAGCAGATTGTGTATGAGTCTGTGCTTCGGTCCACTTCCATGATCATGCAACTGAACCTCGGCAAGTTTATTTAA
- a CDS encoding MltA domain-containing protein, whose amino-acid sequence MKLLLLAFCLVGLTACMKDTSVFRGTAEAPPEKEQKDRVIGLCQPGITKGLTLRPVREPEVLPVCDLFFPLNNDEGRLNTTRLDLKSQGLSSWTALESPVQRSLEYALNMPQGEPALARPGMSITWAQVVKSLSEFLDLLPHLDEHPELLANRFVWYGMNKKPLMTGYYTPEIEASLTRQPGYEFPIYGVPGDLRYGRVRGIKRFYRVEKGKVRSYYERGDVDVRGVLAGRGLEIAWAKDPIDVFYMQVEGAGRLRLPDGSSRNVLYGAKNGHGFRSLGRILHSKGLLPKGKLSKEHVRQYFSKHPEKMFQLMAENRSYVFFRLEDAPPEGTIGKPLTPMVSLATDRKLLPLGSLLAFEAEIPEAQNGRPVGKRTVAGIGLAQDTGTAIRGPRLDYYIGEGNEVEPVANNIMTEATVYLLISKEALING is encoded by the coding sequence ATGAAACTGCTCCTTTTAGCATTCTGTCTTGTGGGATTGACAGCCTGTATGAAGGACACCAGCGTCTTTCGTGGTACGGCCGAGGCCCCACCAGAAAAGGAACAGAAAGACCGAGTGATTGGGCTTTGTCAGCCAGGTATCACCAAAGGGCTGACGCTTCGTCCTGTTCGTGAGCCAGAGGTGTTGCCTGTCTGCGATCTCTTTTTCCCGTTGAATAATGACGAGGGGCGTCTTAATACGACTCGTCTCGATCTGAAGAGCCAGGGGCTTTCGTCTTGGACTGCATTGGAAAGTCCGGTACAGCGTAGCCTTGAGTATGCTTTGAATATGCCACAGGGGGAACCTGCATTGGCTCGGCCAGGTATGTCCATCACATGGGCACAGGTAGTTAAGAGTCTTTCTGAATTCCTCGATCTATTGCCTCATCTGGATGAACATCCAGAGCTGCTCGCTAACCGCTTCGTTTGGTACGGCATGAATAAAAAGCCTCTGATGACTGGGTATTATACTCCTGAAATTGAGGCTAGTTTAACTCGACAGCCAGGTTATGAGTTCCCCATTTATGGCGTTCCCGGCGATCTCCGATATGGTCGTGTGCGCGGTATAAAGCGTTTTTATCGCGTGGAGAAGGGGAAAGTGAGATCGTACTACGAGCGTGGTGATGTTGATGTTCGTGGTGTGCTGGCTGGACGTGGTCTGGAGATCGCTTGGGCTAAAGATCCCATTGATGTTTTTTATATGCAGGTTGAAGGAGCGGGGCGGTTGCGCCTTCCTGATGGCTCATCGCGAAATGTGCTGTACGGAGCCAAAAACGGACATGGCTTCCGTAGTCTTGGACGAATTCTTCATTCGAAAGGTCTCTTGCCTAAAGGGAAGCTTTCCAAGGAGCATGTTCGTCAGTATTTTTCCAAACATCCCGAAAAGATGTTTCAGTTGATGGCCGAGAATCGCAGCTATGTTTTTTTCCGTTTGGAAGACGCTCCCCCTGAAGGGACAATTGGAAAGCCGTTGACGCCGATGGTTTCGCTGGCTACAGACCGTAAGCTCCTGCCGCTTGGCAGCCTGCTCGCGTTTGAGGCAGAAATTCCTGAAGCTCAGAACGGCAGGCCTGTAGGCAAGCGCACTGTGGCAGGCATTGGCCTGGCACAGGATACCGGCACTGCTATTCGCGGGCCGCGACTCGACTATTACATAGGTGAAGGGAATGAGGTGGAGCCCGTCGCCAATAATATAATGACCGAGGCCACCGTGTATCTCCTTATAAGCAAAGAAGCTCTTATCAATGGCTGA
- a CDS encoding DVU0524 family FlgM-associated protein encodes MKTQSANVRTMLRTYGKQLTSAKRLARFRQAMGASPPLDDVAKQAKRRQMVERIAHEVIENLIVNAEHTPVVAAILRQMEEEFQSRFVFEYPVDGRDVQILKETQQGAQEITGAERAKVMRRLWEITLSKVDATML; translated from the coding sequence GTGAAGACTCAATCGGCCAATGTGAGAACCATGCTGCGCACCTATGGAAAGCAGCTGACGAGTGCAAAGCGTCTTGCACGCTTTCGCCAAGCCATGGGAGCATCGCCGCCGTTGGACGATGTCGCCAAGCAGGCCAAGCGTCGTCAAATGGTTGAGCGCATTGCGCACGAGGTCATTGAAAACCTGATCGTCAACGCGGAGCATACGCCCGTTGTCGCCGCCATCCTGAGACAGATGGAGGAGGAATTCCAGTCCCGGTTTGTTTTTGAATATCCGGTAGACGGAAGAGACGTTCAGATATTAAAGGAGACACAGCAAGGGGCGCAGGAAATTACTGGAGCCGAGAGGGCTAAGGTGATGCGCAGACTGTGGGAGATAACACTGTCAAAGGTTGATGCAACAATGCTTTGA
- a CDS encoding ARMT1-like domain-containing protein has translation MGFDRNFDSVLDIRYGLDVSLDALLLHLMTENHLEYTIDPDKNGSMEQLRFMMALEEGEFYAPCSDKMFRMLLEEGLPNELLQDYLRQWKTFIALTRNFCSDREQASRFIQLARHKFRMTLASPILIPSRLMKRLITIFMTQSGIDDPYRDIRRALNRRAVKVVAGDTFDSMVNKCYDPTETCERIDDLRHKLDMLEVERLMRISTITDNWSPESFDENALQKVDIDGEIRESNDLFSDVYETLGKDSEDSKRILYIPNRAGGLIFDLQVVKALLRLGHRVIMALKEGFFFEYPTFWDRDSDPELAEQFNGAHFVSEDRLSKNELLSIMRQHRFVVISDGTREKFNPYRCSVTFARAWKECDLIMAKGRTIHKRLVETSHNFTRDIVSFYRNDEGEFVLNYRPKPESVYTFSERYISLKADEIIAEMRAARHEGKTVMFYSGIIGSVPGQTKVAIEVITTYVNHLREQLDDVYIINPGEHFEEGMDADDLMFMWEKVQRSGYINVWRFQTHFDIEKSFELLGKKVPPVWTGKDATYSTGCTKEMHIALDVQKSYPELQIISPSPEKFFRRREYGVGKFCDVAIDSCG, from the coding sequence ATGGGTTTTGACCGCAATTTCGACTCGGTTCTGGATATTCGTTACGGCCTCGACGTCTCTTTGGATGCGTTGCTGCTCCATCTTATGACGGAGAATCATCTCGAGTATACCATTGATCCTGATAAAAATGGCTCCATGGAGCAGCTTAGATTCATGATGGCTCTTGAAGAGGGCGAGTTTTATGCTCCCTGTTCAGATAAAATGTTCCGCATGTTGCTGGAAGAAGGGTTGCCCAATGAATTGCTGCAGGACTATCTGCGTCAGTGGAAGACTTTTATCGCCCTCACTCGCAATTTCTGTTCAGATCGGGAACAAGCTAGTCGTTTCATTCAGCTTGCTCGCCATAAGTTTCGTATGACTCTTGCGTCCCCCATTCTCATTCCGTCAAGACTCATGAAACGGCTCATTACTATTTTTATGACGCAGAGTGGTATTGATGATCCTTATCGAGATATTCGCAGGGCGCTGAATCGACGAGCTGTCAAAGTGGTTGCAGGGGACACCTTCGATTCAATGGTTAATAAGTGTTATGATCCTACTGAGACTTGTGAGCGTATAGATGACCTGCGTCATAAGCTTGATATGTTGGAAGTGGAACGGCTTATGCGTATCTCTACGATTACAGATAATTGGTCTCCAGAGTCGTTTGATGAAAATGCACTACAAAAAGTAGATATTGATGGTGAAATTCGTGAGAGCAATGACTTGTTCTCAGATGTATATGAGACACTGGGTAAGGATAGTGAAGATTCCAAGCGTATTCTTTACATCCCTAATCGAGCAGGTGGACTGATTTTCGATCTTCAGGTGGTAAAAGCTCTACTTCGCCTTGGGCATCGGGTCATTATGGCGCTCAAGGAAGGTTTTTTCTTCGAGTATCCGACCTTTTGGGACCGGGATAGTGATCCGGAATTGGCCGAACAGTTCAATGGTGCTCATTTTGTGAGTGAAGATCGTCTGTCCAAAAACGAGTTGTTGTCCATCATGAGGCAACATAGGTTTGTTGTTATCTCTGATGGCACTCGTGAGAAGTTTAATCCTTATAGATGCTCTGTGACTTTTGCTCGTGCATGGAAAGAGTGTGACCTAATAATGGCCAAGGGCAGGACGATTCATAAGAGACTTGTGGAAACGAGTCATAATTTTACTCGCGATATTGTCAGTTTCTATCGTAATGACGAAGGAGAATTTGTCTTAAACTATCGTCCTAAACCTGAGTCGGTATATACGTTTAGCGAACGATATATTTCACTAAAGGCTGATGAGATCATTGCAGAGATGCGTGCCGCCCGCCATGAAGGCAAGACTGTCATGTTCTATTCTGGCATCATTGGCAGTGTGCCGGGGCAAACCAAGGTGGCAATCGAAGTAATTACTACCTATGTCAATCATCTGCGTGAACAGCTTGATGACGTGTATATCATCAACCCTGGTGAACATTTTGAGGAAGGTATGGATGCTGACGATCTCATGTTCATGTGGGAGAAAGTTCAGCGTAGTGGTTATATCAATGTCTGGCGTTTTCAGACGCATTTCGATATTGAAAAGAGCTTCGAGTTGTTGGGTAAAAAGGTGCCTCCTGTCTGGACGGGCAAAGATGCCACGTATTCCACTGGTTGTACCAAGGAAATGCATATCGCCCTTGATGTGCAGAAGTCTTACCCGGAACTTCAGATCATTAGTCCCAGCCCGGAAAAGTTTTTCCGTAGACGGGAATACGGCGTTGGTAAGTTCTGTGATGTAGCGATTGATTCATGCGGATAA